One region of Haladaptatus cibarius D43 genomic DNA includes:
- a CDS encoding helix-turn-helix transcriptional regulator, whose amino-acid sequence MNGEAIEKWIKRAGVGNNAEAGANAEQIEIIESKPERRAKSESEPKQVSMTDFASESGLTPEEYIVRLLEGHSGKRRQQELIAETGWSRSTVSRLLGRMEARGEIVRVRLGNKNVVYLPDSVPTFARRIDPVPIPER is encoded by the coding sequence ATGAATGGTGAGGCTATCGAGAAATGGATAAAACGCGCGGGGGTGGGAAACAACGCCGAAGCGGGAGCGAACGCAGAACAAATCGAAATCATCGAATCGAAACCCGAACGGAGAGCGAAATCCGAATCGGAACCAAAGCAAGTGTCGATGACCGATTTCGCGTCCGAAAGTGGATTGACACCCGAGGAATACATCGTGCGTCTGCTCGAAGGGCACAGCGGTAAACGACGCCAACAGGAACTCATTGCGGAAACCGGCTGGTCGCGTTCGACAGTCAGCAGATTGCTCGGGAGGATGGAAGCACGAGGCGAAATTGTTCGTGTTCGTCTCGGAAATAAAAACGTAGTTTATCTCCCCGATTCTGTGCCCACGTTTGCTCGCCGAATCGACCCTGTTCCAATCCCGGAACGCTGA
- a CDS encoding proline dehydrogenase family protein — protein MIPPIASRFVAGETPAEALEHTQELNQRNVNVILNLLGEHYQNRKPADEDAEVYIRLLEDIDRSDLCACVSVKPSQVGLDIGTHVFRENMERIADAANDTFVWIDMEDHDTTDATLDVFEQLTREHDGGVGVCIQANLKRTEDDLERLASLPGKVRLVKGAYDEPKEIAYKDKAKVDAVYREYLEYMFQEFEDGIAVGSHDPAMIEYAKELHDEYGTDFEIQMLMGVREDAQYELAEEYEVWQYVPYGGKWMSYFYRRVMERKENLLFAARAVLGR, from the coding sequence ATGATACCTCCGATTGCCAGTCGGTTCGTCGCGGGAGAAACTCCGGCGGAGGCGCTCGAACATACGCAGGAACTCAATCAGCGAAACGTCAACGTCATTCTCAACCTTCTCGGCGAGCATTATCAGAATCGAAAACCGGCGGACGAGGACGCCGAAGTGTACATTCGACTGCTCGAAGACATCGACCGTTCCGACCTTTGCGCCTGCGTTTCAGTCAAGCCATCGCAGGTCGGACTCGACATCGGCACGCACGTCTTCCGGGAAAATATGGAACGCATCGCGGACGCCGCGAACGACACGTTCGTCTGGATTGATATGGAAGATCACGACACGACGGACGCGACCTTGGACGTGTTCGAGCAGTTGACCCGCGAACACGACGGCGGCGTCGGCGTCTGTATCCAAGCGAATCTAAAGCGCACGGAAGACGACCTCGAACGACTCGCTTCCCTCCCCGGCAAGGTTCGACTGGTCAAGGGTGCCTACGACGAACCGAAGGAAATCGCGTACAAAGACAAAGCGAAGGTCGATGCAGTGTACCGCGAGTACCTCGAATACATGTTTCAGGAGTTCGAGGACGGTATCGCTGTCGGCAGTCACGACCCGGCGATGATAGAGTACGCGAAGGAACTCCACGACGAGTACGGTACCGATTTCGAAATTCAGATGCTGATGGGCGTGCGCGAGGACGCCCAGTACGAACTCGCGGAGGAGTACGAAGTCTGGCAGTACGTTCCCTACGGCGGCAAATGGATGTCCTACTTCTACCGTCGCGTTATGGAACGCAAAGAAAACCTGCTGTTCGCGGCCCGCGCAGTGCTCGGTCGATAA
- a CDS encoding transcription initiation factor IIB, which produces MSTTQTHGKTCPECRSRVREHGAEAVCTECGLVVAEDNLDRGPEWRSFSDDETDKKRTGAPLTRSRHDRGLSTEIGYRDSSVRLTGRKRRQITRMRRQHNRARISSKSERNQVYGFTEIRRLVGALQLPMNVRDQACVLFESAQNEDLLRGRSLEGFAAAAVYATCRTATVSRTLDEVVEKARAERDELTVAYDALNRELGLPTGPIDPREYLPRFASQLDLPMAVERCATKFVEAAETQNLVSGRNPSGVAAACLYAAARECNEKVTQRAAAEVADVTPVTLRSTYHDLQR; this is translated from the coding sequence ATGAGTACGACACAGACACACGGAAAAACGTGCCCAGAATGTAGAAGTCGAGTCCGCGAACACGGCGCAGAAGCCGTCTGCACCGAATGCGGCCTCGTCGTCGCAGAGGACAACTTAGACCGCGGGCCGGAGTGGCGGTCGTTCAGCGACGACGAGACGGACAAGAAACGAACCGGTGCGCCGCTGACGCGTTCCCGACACGACCGCGGCCTGTCCACCGAAATCGGCTATCGAGACAGTTCGGTTCGATTGACCGGTCGCAAACGACGGCAGATAACGCGAATGCGTCGGCAACACAACCGCGCCAGAATCTCCTCGAAATCCGAGCGGAATCAGGTGTACGGATTCACCGAGATTCGCCGTCTCGTCGGTGCGCTCCAACTCCCCATGAACGTGCGCGACCAAGCCTGCGTACTGTTCGAATCCGCACAAAACGAAGACTTACTTCGCGGTCGCTCGCTGGAAGGATTCGCCGCGGCGGCCGTCTACGCGACTTGCCGCACCGCAACCGTCTCGCGGACGCTCGACGAAGTCGTCGAAAAAGCACGTGCCGAACGGGACGAACTGACTGTCGCTTACGATGCACTGAACCGCGAACTTGGCCTTCCGACCGGCCCAATCGACCCACGCGAGTATCTCCCCCGATTCGCCAGCCAGCTCGACTTGCCGATGGCGGTTGAACGATGCGCGACGAAATTCGTCGAAGCGGCGGAAACACAAAATCTCGTCAGCGGCCGCAATCCGAGCGGCGTCGCCGCGGCCTGTCTCTACGCCGCCGCCCGCGAATGCAACGAGAAGGTCACCCAGCGCGCCGCCGCAGAAGTCGCAGACGTAACGCCGGTTACACTCCGTTCGACGTATCACGACCTACAGCGGTGA
- a CDS encoding AAA family ATPase, whose product MKRTTAFVGATGGAGTTRLCVELGAILTHAGRDVAIFDAAFATQGLARHVPGRIDTDLTALLADGEIDPDEDELNEALIDHPVETPGRLALCPVYAPFERLARAKTVDAAKRFETLVETAANRFDHVLIDTPPVASNQAVAAVNAADSIALVAPASRYGSDAVQAMRGRLADLGTSADTVIANRAGADGDHPLTDELAIPPSETTSTENAPASAPDLDTSFSPAVALAAEIVFDTSLAIEFPEDSLLDIDPNDYLPESLS is encoded by the coding sequence GTGAAACGAACTACCGCATTTGTCGGTGCAACTGGCGGAGCAGGAACGACACGCCTCTGCGTCGAACTTGGGGCCATCCTCACACACGCTGGCCGCGACGTAGCAATTTTCGACGCCGCGTTCGCCACGCAAGGCTTGGCCCGCCACGTTCCCGGGCGTATCGACACCGACCTCACCGCGCTTCTGGCCGACGGCGAGATCGACCCTGACGAGGACGAACTGAACGAGGCGCTCATCGACCACCCTGTCGAAACGCCCGGGCGACTCGCGCTCTGTCCGGTGTACGCACCGTTCGAACGACTCGCACGCGCGAAGACAGTTGATGCGGCAAAGCGATTCGAAACGCTCGTCGAAACCGCGGCGAATCGGTTTGACCACGTTCTCATCGATACGCCGCCAGTCGCGTCGAATCAGGCCGTTGCGGCGGTAAATGCCGCCGATTCCATCGCACTGGTTGCGCCCGCGTCTCGTTATGGTTCGGACGCTGTGCAAGCCATGCGTGGCAGATTGGCCGACCTTGGGACGAGTGCGGACACTGTCATCGCCAATCGTGCAGGAGCGGACGGTGACCATCCACTCACCGACGAACTGGCAATTCCGCCGAGCGAAACGACTTCCACCGAAAACGCTCCGGCGAGTGCTCCCGACCTCGATACGTCGTTCTCACCTGCTGTCGCGCTCGCTGCCGAAATCGTCTTCGACACGTCGCTCGCCATCGAGTTTCCTGAAGACAGTCTCCTAGACATTGACCCGAACGACTATTTGCCGGAATCGCTTTCGTAA
- a CDS encoding DUF7856 family protein, which yields MKVRINGETLTGRAIDLREWSVTPIEAVAAVQENVEADDGSLTVDGPEPRPVHKHVGLIEPKLSLAVRPAMASAARSNGLSAPQDEEIAILTKKMNSFDVRDVSLRSKRRRVADASGSETELREQVAALRGRVQTLRETDMDTESAESRLREATQKLSEMETERIAAQQALEQAQKRLHSVRDERAEHLRLRDRKENLERDARKYLAQQIREEFVSAVSAVPRDENGERQMTDSARPGQFEGDSITAALATARIANIQAPIVLSCGRFETAKSASDCLDTPVLQV from the coding sequence ATGAAAGTTAGAATCAACGGTGAAACCCTGACCGGACGCGCTATCGACCTGCGAGAATGGTCAGTGACGCCGATCGAGGCTGTCGCCGCAGTTCAAGAGAACGTAGAAGCAGACGACGGATCGCTCACAGTTGATGGCCCCGAACCCAGACCGGTACACAAACACGTCGGACTCATCGAACCGAAGCTGTCGCTCGCCGTTCGGCCTGCGATGGCCAGCGCCGCACGCTCCAACGGTTTAAGCGCGCCACAGGACGAGGAGATAGCGATACTCACGAAAAAGATGAATTCGTTCGATGTGCGGGACGTTTCGCTCCGGTCAAAGCGACGGCGAGTTGCGGACGCCAGCGGGTCGGAAACGGAACTTCGAGAGCAAGTTGCGGCGCTTCGAGGACGGGTACAGACGCTCCGAGAAACGGACATGGATACGGAATCGGCCGAATCGAGGCTTCGAGAGGCGACACAAAAACTCTCGGAGATGGAAACGGAGCGAATCGCCGCCCAACAGGCGCTCGAACAGGCACAGAAACGACTGCACTCGGTACGAGACGAACGGGCCGAACATCTGCGCCTCCGCGACCGGAAGGAGAATCTCGAACGAGACGCTCGAAAATACCTCGCACAGCAGATTCGAGAAGAGTTCGTATCCGCAGTTTCGGCGGTTCCGAGGGATGAAAACGGAGAGAGACAAATGACGGACTCGGCTCGTCCGGGGCAGTTCGAAGGTGACTCGATAACTGCAGCGTTAGCGACGGCACGAATCGCAAATATTCAGGCACCAATCGTTCTTTCGTGCGGCCGATTCGAGACTGCGAAATCGGCGAGCGACTGTCTCGATACTCCTGTGCTACAGGTTTAA
- a CDS encoding DUF7854 family protein: MDRISALRNIEDALSAFESGENDLQATEQQVLAVLRTYATEFESEGNLSAYRARGDNRADGVVVVAESAESARTRVYELLGDHDVDFRVDII, encoded by the coding sequence ATGGACAGAATTTCCGCACTCCGCAACATCGAGGATGCACTTTCCGCGTTCGAATCCGGCGAGAACGACCTGCAAGCCACAGAGCAGCAAGTGCTAGCGGTACTGAGAACATACGCAACCGAGTTCGAGAGCGAGGGCAATTTGTCCGCATATCGGGCACGAGGAGACAATCGGGCCGACGGTGTCGTCGTCGTTGCGGAGTCAGCGGAATCCGCACGAACGCGGGTTTATGAACTGCTCGGCGACCATGATGTCGATTTCAGGGTAGATATTATATAG
- a CDS encoding DUF6276 family protein produces the protein MTCPDCGEERLPFTVPSALREDVPGKPSSVLLCPHCLQLESVENPDAELTDFTTISDVLPKEKDAAAAMAIATALLSSLALHRQHIDALLDRVEAAGVDPLLVLDRLADDPELEPNFDIESRRRQLLQLRE, from the coding sequence ATGACGTGCCCCGACTGCGGAGAGGAACGACTTCCGTTTACCGTTCCATCTGCACTCCGCGAGGATGTGCCCGGCAAACCGTCTTCAGTACTCCTCTGTCCACACTGCCTCCAACTTGAATCAGTCGAAAATCCAGATGCCGAACTCACCGATTTCACCACGATAAGCGACGTGCTTCCGAAAGAGAAGGATGCCGCCGCCGCGATGGCGATTGCCACCGCGCTCCTTTCGTCGCTGGCCCTTCACCGTCAACACATCGACGCCCTGCTCGACAGGGTGGAAGCGGCCGGGGTTGACCCACTGCTCGTCCTTGACAGACTTGCGGACGACCCGGAACTCGAACCCAACTTCGACATCGAATCGCGGCGTCGGCAACTGCTCCAACTGCGGGAATAA
- a CDS encoding DUF7857 domain-containing protein produces MVTLRWATDEQSDGRKTITLVELVIENSTETPVRIRVGNRLDGRVWPPRREGVPETGWDDGGFEGVVAAGERRSLGYASPSKLTEPDDVPAEIVWTERAAEPRSEETLGGSDFDGGDAFEEIQPTAESVVRALGDSRPPADVVAIPTNPELPEAVKSWLSRVEARIERRKRTGRTGGESFADDKRALRAVAERIANLREQVGADG; encoded by the coding sequence ATGGTGACGCTACGCTGGGCCACGGACGAACAGTCGGACGGACGAAAAACAATCACGTTGGTCGAACTGGTAATCGAAAACTCGACGGAGACGCCAGTTCGGATACGCGTCGGCAATCGACTCGATGGACGGGTTTGGCCACCTCGTCGAGAAGGTGTTCCGGAAACCGGATGGGACGACGGTGGATTCGAAGGCGTCGTGGCTGCTGGCGAACGACGGTCGCTCGGCTACGCGAGTCCGTCGAAACTGACCGAACCGGACGACGTTCCTGCCGAAATCGTCTGGACTGAACGGGCGGCCGAACCGCGAAGCGAGGAAACGCTCGGAGGAAGCGATTTCGACGGTGGGGATGCGTTCGAAGAGATTCAACCGACGGCAGAAAGCGTCGTTCGAGCGCTCGGCGATTCTCGACCCCCCGCAGATGTCGTGGCGATACCGACCAATCCCGAACTACCGGAGGCGGTTAAATCGTGGCTATCGCGGGTCGAAGCGCGAATCGAGCGCCGCAAACGAACGGGACGTACCGGGGGAGAGTCGTTTGCGGACGACAAACGGGCGCTTCGTGCAGTCGCAGAGCGAATTGCCAATCTGCGAGAGCAAGTCGGAGCAGACGGATGA
- a CDS encoding HIT family protein, translated as MANDCIFCQIVAGDIPSKTVYEDDTVFAFLDVNPLAPGHTLVIPKTHHETLSDVPEDTASDLFSVLHRLTPAVEDAVDADASNVAFNNGEAAGQEVPHVHAHIIPRFDGDGGNPIHAIAGSTPDLSDDELDEIAGDIADAR; from the coding sequence ATGGCCAACGACTGCATCTTCTGCCAAATCGTCGCAGGCGACATCCCGAGCAAGACCGTCTACGAGGACGACACCGTGTTCGCGTTCCTCGACGTGAATCCCCTCGCGCCGGGCCACACGCTCGTCATTCCGAAGACTCATCACGAAACGCTTTCCGATGTGCCCGAAGATACCGCCAGCGACCTGTTTTCGGTGCTTCACCGACTCACGCCCGCAGTCGAGGACGCGGTTGATGCCGACGCGAGCAACGTCGCGTTCAACAATGGCGAGGCGGCCGGACAGGAAGTTCCGCACGTTCACGCACACATTATCCCTCGATTCGACGGCGACGGCGGCAACCCGATTCACGCCATCGCGGGAAGCACGCCCGACCTCTCCGACGATGAACTGGATGAAATCGCCGGTGACATCGCCGACGCCCGGTAA
- a CDS encoding DUF7504 family protein, with the protein MSGVPASLDGESSILVLAPSMSTEADETCIDLLTQAPSEQENVLWVTFTRSPDGCLQDWLSHAGGRPANLRFLSVGETVRSVAASSSVHETPNEAVIDTLSNPGDLTGLGIKVSEILQQWHGNGYETVACFHSLTALLQYSDVQTVYKFLHVLTGRFATADVSAHFHLDPEAHDLQTINTLKTLFDAVAELDDGDWSVRTR; encoded by the coding sequence ATGAGCGGTGTTCCGGCGAGTTTGGACGGCGAATCCAGTATTTTAGTTCTCGCACCGTCGATGAGCACGGAGGCCGACGAAACGTGCATCGATCTGCTCACGCAAGCGCCGTCGGAACAGGAAAACGTTCTCTGGGTCACGTTCACTCGGTCGCCGGACGGCTGTTTGCAGGATTGGCTCTCACACGCTGGTGGACGTCCGGCAAATCTCCGGTTTCTGAGCGTGGGAGAGACGGTTCGCTCCGTTGCCGCATCCTCGTCCGTGCACGAGACGCCGAACGAAGCGGTTATCGACACCCTCTCCAATCCCGGCGATTTGACCGGACTTGGAATCAAAGTCAGCGAAATCCTCCAGCAGTGGCACGGAAACGGCTACGAGACTGTTGCGTGTTTCCATTCGCTCACCGCCCTGCTCCAGTACTCCGACGTACAAACCGTCTACAAGTTCCTTCACGTGCTCACGGGACGCTTCGCCACCGCGGACGTGAGCGCTCATTTCCACCTTGACCCCGAAGCCCACGATTTACAAACAATCAACACGCTGAAAACGCTGTTCGACGCCGTTGCGGAACTCGATGACGGCGATTGGTCGGTTAGAACGCGCTAG
- a CDS encoding MinD/ParA family ATP-binding protein, with the protein MIVAVTGGKGGVGKSTVALNLGNELDAVVVDADLAMADLPTTRGPDLHDVLAGRAEPLEAISTVGTVSLLSCGRTLAGARGCDLLAFTKVIEQITEEYEHIVIDCPAGMAADAGLPLVAADSCLLVTIPQRFALADAVRTRMLARQLDTGLLRVVLNRTEKNPPVEIVERTLGAPVTAIPESKTVAQAQRHGRPVATAAPESKSAERFAELGRAVHRCRS; encoded by the coding sequence ATGATTGTGGCAGTGACGGGTGGAAAAGGAGGGGTCGGGAAATCGACCGTCGCGCTGAATCTCGGAAACGAACTCGATGCCGTCGTCGTGGATGCAGACCTTGCGATGGCAGACCTTCCGACGACACGCGGTCCGGACTTACACGACGTGCTTGCGGGGCGTGCGGAACCACTCGAAGCGATTTCGACGGTCGGAACGGTTTCCCTGCTGTCCTGCGGGCGTACTCTCGCTGGCGCGCGAGGATGCGATTTGCTGGCGTTCACTAAAGTGATTGAACAGATTACAGAGGAATACGAACACATCGTCATCGACTGCCCAGCAGGAATGGCCGCGGATGCGGGACTGCCGCTGGTCGCCGCGGATTCGTGTTTGCTCGTCACGATTCCCCAGCGATTCGCGTTGGCGGATGCAGTTCGGACGAGAATGCTGGCACGGCAACTCGATACTGGTCTTTTACGAGTGGTGTTGAATAGAACTGAAAAGAATCCACCGGTTGAAATCGTCGAACGAACGTTGGGTGCACCGGTAACCGCAATTCCGGAGTCAAAAACAGTTGCGCAGGCACAACGACACGGTCGGCCAGTTGCAACGGCTGCACCGGAGAGCAAATCAGCGGAACGATTCGCGGAGCTCGGACGGGCGGTTCACCGCTGTAGGTCGTGA
- a CDS encoding DUF502 domain-containing protein, which yields MSSWKRDAGSGLIVLAPLLVTAYIVAWMFLKIAGLPFLVDISDYTVIEGILTIPGSLIRVGIVLTVFSMLVLSMGYLMRTTVGGIVENAIDGAMNQLPGLRIVYNASKMAAETALSDTNQLQKPVKIETWEGMRMTAFKTGKKTDDGRELLFLPTAPNITTGFVVEVDPDQFTETDESVEDALTRVLSAGFGENSESGIPINVTDEGEDGTKTPPPTR from the coding sequence ATGTCTTCGTGGAAGCGTGACGCCGGAAGTGGTCTCATTGTTCTCGCCCCGTTACTGGTCACTGCGTACATCGTCGCATGGATGTTCCTGAAAATCGCTGGCTTGCCGTTTTTGGTGGATATTTCGGATTACACCGTTATTGAAGGAATACTGACTATTCCCGGGAGTCTCATTCGCGTCGGCATTGTGCTCACGGTGTTTTCGATGCTCGTGCTAAGCATGGGATATCTCATGCGAACGACCGTCGGTGGCATCGTCGAAAACGCCATCGACGGCGCGATGAATCAACTTCCGGGCCTCCGAATCGTCTACAATGCGTCCAAAATGGCCGCAGAAACCGCTCTTTCTGACACCAACCAACTCCAGAAACCAGTCAAAATCGAGACGTGGGAAGGGATGCGGATGACCGCCTTCAAAACTGGAAAGAAAACCGACGATGGACGCGAACTACTGTTTTTGCCCACCGCACCGAACATCACAACCGGATTCGTCGTGGAAGTCGACCCCGACCAGTTCACTGAAACTGACGAATCCGTCGAGGATGCCTTGACCCGTGTCCTCAGTGCCGGATTCGGCGAAAACAGCGAAAGTGGAATCCCCATCAACGTAACCGACGAGGGAGAGGACGGCACCAAGACACCGCCGCCGACCCGATAG
- a CDS encoding DUF7855 family protein has translation MLLVVTYSQSARQTLRNVCTTYEECVVRRFGRAVLLCETELSAFLALRLREKHGTDVQIERTTPLNEFQEVPESVRDAACAYENREHPSTSYSKFAVGTDHPSPDNMRDEEL, from the coding sequence ATGTTACTAGTGGTTACGTACTCTCAGTCCGCTCGGCAGACGCTTCGAAACGTCTGCACGACATACGAGGAGTGCGTCGTTCGCCGATTCGGGCGTGCCGTTTTACTGTGTGAGACGGAACTGAGTGCGTTCCTCGCGCTTCGTCTCCGCGAAAAACACGGGACGGACGTACAAATCGAACGTACCACGCCGCTGAACGAGTTTCAGGAAGTGCCGGAATCGGTTCGAGACGCCGCGTGCGCGTACGAAAATCGCGAACATCCGAGCACGTCGTACAGCAAGTTCGCGGTCGGAACTGACCATCCGTCTCCGGATAATATGCGCGACGAAGAACTGTGA
- a CDS encoding minichromosome maintenance protein MCM, protein MARAENTELVDRFEQFYRRYYGDQVGELAQQYPNEKRSLYIDWNDLYRYDADIADDYLAQPQQLQEYAEEALRLYDLPVDVSLGQAHVRLQDLPEHTDIRAIRARHVNTMVSVQGIIRKATGVRPKIQEAAFECQRCGTLTLIPQSGGDFQEPHECQGCERQGPFRINFDQSEFIDSQKLRVQESPEGLRGGETPQSIDIHIEDDITGNVSPGDHVTVTGILHLEQQGSGQEKSAVFDVYMDGVSVVIEDEEFEDMDITDEDKEEIVELSNEPDIYEQMVDSIAPAIYGYEEEKIAMILQLFSGVTKHLPDGSRIRGDLHMLLIGDPGTGKSQMLSYIQHIAPRSVYTSGKGSSSAGLTAAAVRDDFGDGQQWTLEAGALVLADKGIAAVDELDKMSPDDRSAMHEGLEQQKISVSKAGINATLKSRCSLLGAANPKYGRFDQYESIGEQIDLEPALISRFDLIFTVTDKPDPDHDARLAEHILQTNFAGELNTQRTEINAPNISEEQVQSQTEEVAPAIDAELLRKYIAYAKSNIYPTMKPEAREAIRDFYVDLRSKGTDEDAPIPVTARKLEALVRLAEASARVRLSDTVEQEDANRVIEIVRSCLQDIGVDPETGQFDADVVETGTSKTQRDRIKNIKQLIASIEEEYDEGAPVEVVLDRADEIGLDPSKAEHEINKLKQKGEVYEPSTDHLRTT, encoded by the coding sequence ATGGCTCGCGCGGAAAATACGGAACTGGTAGACCGATTCGAGCAGTTCTACCGGCGATATTACGGCGACCAAGTCGGGGAACTCGCCCAGCAGTACCCGAACGAAAAGCGGTCGCTGTACATCGACTGGAACGACCTGTATCGGTACGACGCGGACATCGCAGACGACTACCTCGCGCAACCACAACAGTTGCAAGAGTACGCGGAGGAAGCACTCCGCCTGTACGACCTCCCCGTGGACGTGAGCCTCGGCCAAGCACACGTCCGCCTGCAAGACCTGCCGGAGCACACGGACATCCGCGCAATTCGTGCCCGGCACGTCAATACGATGGTCAGCGTGCAGGGAATCATCCGCAAGGCGACGGGCGTCCGACCGAAGATTCAGGAGGCCGCCTTCGAATGTCAGCGTTGTGGAACGCTGACGCTCATTCCGCAATCCGGTGGCGATTTTCAGGAACCGCACGAATGTCAGGGCTGTGAGCGACAGGGACCGTTCCGAATCAACTTCGACCAGTCCGAGTTCATCGACTCGCAGAAACTCCGCGTGCAGGAGAGTCCGGAAGGACTCCGCGGCGGTGAGACGCCACAGAGCATCGACATCCACATCGAGGACGACATCACCGGCAACGTCTCTCCCGGCGACCACGTGACGGTCACTGGAATCCTCCACCTCGAACAGCAGGGAAGCGGACAGGAGAAGTCCGCCGTTTTCGACGTCTACATGGACGGCGTTTCGGTCGTCATCGAGGACGAAGAGTTCGAGGACATGGACATCACAGACGAGGACAAAGAGGAAATCGTCGAGCTCTCGAACGAACCGGACATCTACGAGCAGATGGTCGATTCCATCGCACCCGCCATCTACGGCTACGAGGAGGAGAAAATAGCGATGATTCTTCAGCTCTTTTCCGGCGTGACCAAACACCTCCCCGACGGGTCGCGGATTCGCGGCGACTTGCATATGCTTCTTATCGGTGATCCGGGTACCGGAAAGAGTCAGATGTTATCATATATTCAACACATTGCACCTCGTTCCGTCTACACCTCCGGTAAGGGCTCCTCCTCAGCAGGTTTAACCGCAGCGGCAGTTCGCGACGACTTCGGTGACGGGCAACAGTGGACACTGGAAGCGGGTGCGCTCGTTCTCGCCGACAAGGGAATCGCGGCAGTGGACGAACTGGACAAAATGAGTCCGGACGACCGCTCCGCCATGCACGAGGGATTGGAACAGCAGAAAATCAGCGTGAGCAAAGCCGGAATTAATGCGACGTTAAAGTCCCGCTGTTCGCTTCTTGGCGCGGCGAACCCGAAGTACGGGCGATTCGACCAGTACGAATCAATCGGGGAGCAAATCGACCTCGAACCCGCGCTCATCTCACGGTTCGACCTCATCTTCACGGTGACGGACAAACCCGACCCAGACCACGACGCACGACTCGCGGAACACATCCTACAAACCAACTTTGCAGGCGAACTGAACACGCAGCGGACGGAAATCAACGCCCCGAACATCAGCGAAGAACAGGTGCAAAGCCAGACGGAAGAGGTCGCCCCGGCAATAGACGCGGAACTCCTTCGAAAGTACATCGCCTACGCGAAATCGAACATCTATCCGACGATGAAACCGGAGGCCCGGGAGGCGATTCGGGATTTCTACGTCGATTTGCGTTCGAAAGGTACGGACGAGGACGCACCGATTCCGGTGACCGCGCGAAAACTAGAGGCACTGGTTCGACTGGCGGAGGCCAGCGCCCGAGTTCGGCTGTCGGATACGGTCGAACAGGAAGACGCGAATCGTGTCATCGAAATCGTTCGGTCGTGTCTACAGGACATCGGTGTTGACCCGGAAACGGGGCAGTTCGACGCCGACGTGGTCGAAACGGGAACGTCGAAAACCCAGCGCGACCGTATCAAAAATATCAAACAGCTCATTGCGAGTATCGAGGAGGAGTACGACGAAGGTGCTCCCGTCGAAGTCGTCCTCGACAGGGCGGACGAAATCGGTTTAGATCCGTCCAAGGCAGAGCACGAAATTAACAAGCTAAAGCAGAAAGGCGAGGTGTACGAACCGTCCACCGACCATCTTCGAACGACCTAA
- a CDS encoding DUF7858 family protein has translation MALSDIAEGLEVTTEQRNRGVATVDDTGRNLCERLEAFANGLPCDADTAEKILESHASGTSVGESARKSGVAPITAAKTLHLLGVHGVSPLPPMGHEIIRDWLSADLSRSEARALTGANETEFALATFIETHEPIEGAAEVVEGALTFGGDAAVRKRDALAETMSGVGDLF, from the coding sequence ATGGCGCTGTCGGATATTGCGGAAGGGTTGGAGGTGACGACCGAGCAGAGAAACCGCGGTGTCGCAACCGTGGACGACACCGGCCGAAACCTCTGCGAACGACTGGAAGCGTTTGCCAACGGCCTTCCGTGTGATGCCGACACGGCGGAAAAAATATTGGAATCTCACGCCTCCGGAACATCTGTCGGCGAAAGTGCACGTAAAAGCGGAGTCGCACCGATTACCGCGGCAAAGACGCTCCATCTACTCGGCGTACACGGCGTTTCGCCACTTCCGCCGATGGGTCACGAAATCATTCGGGATTGGCTGTCGGCCGACCTTTCTCGCTCGGAAGCGCGGGCGTTGACCGGCGCGAACGAAACCGAGTTCGCACTGGCGACGTTTATCGAAACGCACGAACCGATAGAGGGTGCGGCGGAGGTAGTCGAAGGCGCGTTAACGTTCGGCGGCGATGCCGCAGTGAGAAAGCGGGATGCGCTGGCGGAGACGATGAGCGGTGTCGGCGACTTGTTCTAA